A stretch of the Macaca mulatta isolate MMU2019108-1 chromosome 16, T2T-MMU8v2.0, whole genome shotgun sequence genome encodes the following:
- the LHX1 gene encoding LIM/homeobox protein Lhx1: MVHCAGCKRPILDRFLLNVLDRAWHVKCVQCCECKCNLTEKCFSREGKLYCKNDFFRCFGTKCAGCAQGISPSDLVRRARSKVFHLNCFTCMMCNKQLSTGEELYIIDENKFVCKEDYLSNSSVAKENSLHSATTGSDPSLSPDSQDPSQDDAKDSESANVSDKEGGSNENDDQNLGAKRRGPRTTIKAKQLETLKAAFAATPKPTRHIREQLAQETGLNMRVIQVWFQNRRSKERRMKQLSALGARRHAFFRSPRRMRPLVDRLEPGELIPNGPFSFYGDYQSEYYGPGGNYDFFPQGPPSSQAQTPVDLPFVPSSGPSGTPLGGLEHPLPGHHPSSEAQRFTDILAHPPGDSPSPEPSLPGPLHSMSAEVFGPSPPFSSLSVNGGASYGNHLSHPPEMNEAAVW, from the exons ATGGTTCACTGTGCCGGCTGCAAAAGGCCCATCCTGGACCGCTTTCTCTTGAACGTGCTGGACAGGGCCTGGCACGTCAAGTGCGTCCAGTGTTGTGAATGTAAATGCAACCTGACCGAGAAGTGCTTCTCCAGGGAAGGCAAACTCTATTGCAAGAACGACTTCTTCCG GTGTTTCGGTACCAAATGCGCAGGCTGCGCGCAGGGCATCTCCCCTAGCGACCTGGTGCGGAGAGCGCGGAGCAAAGTGTTTCACCTGAACTGCTTCACCTGCATGATGTGTAACAAGCAGCTCTCCACTGGCGAGGAGCTCTACATCATCGACGAGAATAAGTTCGTCTGCAAAGAGGATTACCTAAGTAACAGCAGTGTTGCCAAAGAGAACAGCCTTCACTCGG CCACCACGGGCAGTGACCCCAGTTTGTCTCCGGATTCCCAAGACCCGTCGCAGGACGACGCCAAGGACTCGGAGAGCGCCAACGTGTCAGACAAGGAAGGGGGTAGCAACGAAAATGACGACCAGAACCTGGGCGCCAAGCGGCGGGGACCGCGCACCACCATCAAAGCCAAGCAGCTGGAGACGCTGAAGGCCGCCTTCGCTGCTACACCCAAGCCCACCCGCCACATCCGCGAGCAGCTGGCGCAGGAGACCGGCCTCAACATGCGCGTCATTCAG GTCTGGTTCCAGAACCGGCGCTCCAAAGAGCGGAGGATGAAGCAGCTGAGCGCGCTGGGCGCCCGGCGCCACGCCTTTTTCCGCAGTCCGCGCCGGATGCGGCCGCTGGTGGACCGCCTGGAGCCCGGCGAGCTCATCCCCAACGGCCCCTTCTCCTTCTACGGAG ATTACCAGAGCGAGTACTACGGGCCCGGGGGCAACTACGACTTCTTCCCGCAAGGCCCCCCGTCCTCGCAGGCCCAGACGCCAGTGGACCTACCCTTCGTGCCGTCGTCTGGGCCGTCCGGGACGCCCCTGGGTGGCCTGGAGCACCCTCTGCCGGGCCACCACCCGTCGAGCGAGGCGCAGCGGTTCACCGACATCCTGGCGCACCCACCCGGCGACTCGCCCAGCCCCGAGCCCAGCCTGCCCGGGCCTCTGCACTCCATGTCGGCCGAGGTCTTTGGGCCTAGCCCGCCCTTCTCGTCGCTGTCGGTCAACGGTGGGGCAAGCTACGGGAATCACCTGTCCCACCCCCCCGAAATGAACGAGGCGGCCGTGTGGTAG